The Lactuca sativa cultivar Salinas chromosome 2, Lsat_Salinas_v11, whole genome shotgun sequence genome includes a window with the following:
- the LOC111884706 gene encoding mitochondrial fission protein ELM1 isoform X2, with translation MHRTVRRAVIIGNGFAGAENQCVGLVRALGLSHRLSLYRVHRPKNGINKWLNFLPVSTHKRLDRLKSQIFNPQSTVSSHGKKSVARTEILEADADLIATNAIETFEKNGPLLVVASGRDTISVATSIKRLAPDHVFTIQIQHPRSNLNRFDLIITPHHDYYPLTPEGKKHIPWFLHGLFTPNQGKNVMLTLGALHQVDSAALQHAASTWHDELALLSRPLLVVNIGGPIRHCRYGGDLARELTTSLMNVLPSCGSVRISFSRRTPHQVSEMLVKEFCNHPKVYIWDGKDPNPHMGHLALADAFLITADSVSMISEACTTGKPVYVIGAERCTWKFAYFHKCLQERGMLRPFTGKENITETWIYPPLRDTSEAAEHVIKALAERGWKLHP, from the exons ATGCACAGAACTGTTAGACGAGCTGTTATAATCGGAAATGGTTTCGCCGGAGCTGAGAATCAGTGTGTTGGATTGGTTCGAGCTTTGGGTCTATCTCATCGGCTTTCTTTGTAT CGTGTTCATAGGCCAAAAAATGGGATCAATAAGTGGCTCAATTTCCTCCCTGTTTCTACCCACAAAAGATTAGATCGATTGAAAAGCCAAATCTTTAATCCACAGTCAACTGTTTCTAGTCATGGGAAGAAATCAGTTGCAAGAACAG AAATCTTGGAAGCTGATGCTGACCTAATTGCAACCAATGCTATAGAGACTTTTGAAAA AAATGGTCCATTGTTGGTTGTTGCATCTGGGCGTGATACAATCTCTGTTGCAACTTCAATTAAACGGTTAGCTCCAGACCATGTTTTCACTATACAG ATACAACACCCAAGATCAAATCTAAATAGATTTGATTTGATAATTACACCTCATCATGATTATTATCCACTCACTCCTGAAGGAAAGAAACACATTCCATGGTTTCTTCATGGATTATTTACTCCCAATCAAGGAAAAAATGTG ATGCTAACACTTGGAGCCCTTCATCAAGTTGATTCAGCTGCATTACAACATGCAGCCTCAACCTGGCATGATGAGCTGGCATTATTGTCCAGACCCTTGCTTGTAGTCAACATTGGAGGACCTATTC GTCATTGCAGATATGGTGGTGATCTTGCTAGAGAGTTAACAACATCATTAATGAATGTTCTTCCAAGTTGTGGGAGTGTTAGAATTTCATTTTCTAGAAGAACCCCACACCAg GTGTCTGAGATGTTGGTAAAGGAATTTTGTAACCATCCTAAGGTTTATATCTGGGATGGAAAAG ATCCAAATCCACATATGGGACATTTAGCTTTGGCTGATGCTTTTCTCATCACTGCTGATTCAGTCAGCATGATAAGTGAGGCTTGCACTACCGG GAAGCCTGTTTATGTAATTGGAGCCGAGAGGTGTACATGGAAGTTTGCATATTTTCATAAATGTCTGCAAGAAAGAGGGATGCTGAGACCATTCACTGGTAAAGAGAAC ATAACTGAAACATGGATCTATCCTCCATTAAGAGACACATCAGAAGCAGCTGAGCATGTGATAAAAGCACTTGCTGAACGTGGCTGGAAATTGCATCCATAA
- the LOC111884706 gene encoding mitochondrial fission protein ELM1 isoform X1: MHRTVRRAVIIGNGFAGAENQCVGLVRALGLSHRLSLYRVHRPKNGINKWLNFLPVSTHKRLDRLKSQIFNPQSTVSSHGKKSVARTDQSEILEADADLIATNAIETFEKNGPLLVVASGRDTISVATSIKRLAPDHVFTIQIQHPRSNLNRFDLIITPHHDYYPLTPEGKKHIPWFLHGLFTPNQGKNVMLTLGALHQVDSAALQHAASTWHDELALLSRPLLVVNIGGPIRHCRYGGDLARELTTSLMNVLPSCGSVRISFSRRTPHQVSEMLVKEFCNHPKVYIWDGKDPNPHMGHLALADAFLITADSVSMISEACTTGKPVYVIGAERCTWKFAYFHKCLQERGMLRPFTGKENITETWIYPPLRDTSEAAEHVIKALAERGWKLHP, translated from the exons ATGCACAGAACTGTTAGACGAGCTGTTATAATCGGAAATGGTTTCGCCGGAGCTGAGAATCAGTGTGTTGGATTGGTTCGAGCTTTGGGTCTATCTCATCGGCTTTCTTTGTAT CGTGTTCATAGGCCAAAAAATGGGATCAATAAGTGGCTCAATTTCCTCCCTGTTTCTACCCACAAAAGATTAGATCGATTGAAAAGCCAAATCTTTAATCCACAGTCAACTGTTTCTAGTCATGGGAAGAAATCAGTTGCAAGAACAG ATCAATCAGAAATCTTGGAAGCTGATGCTGACCTAATTGCAACCAATGCTATAGAGACTTTTGAAAA AAATGGTCCATTGTTGGTTGTTGCATCTGGGCGTGATACAATCTCTGTTGCAACTTCAATTAAACGGTTAGCTCCAGACCATGTTTTCACTATACAG ATACAACACCCAAGATCAAATCTAAATAGATTTGATTTGATAATTACACCTCATCATGATTATTATCCACTCACTCCTGAAGGAAAGAAACACATTCCATGGTTTCTTCATGGATTATTTACTCCCAATCAAGGAAAAAATGTG ATGCTAACACTTGGAGCCCTTCATCAAGTTGATTCAGCTGCATTACAACATGCAGCCTCAACCTGGCATGATGAGCTGGCATTATTGTCCAGACCCTTGCTTGTAGTCAACATTGGAGGACCTATTC GTCATTGCAGATATGGTGGTGATCTTGCTAGAGAGTTAACAACATCATTAATGAATGTTCTTCCAAGTTGTGGGAGTGTTAGAATTTCATTTTCTAGAAGAACCCCACACCAg GTGTCTGAGATGTTGGTAAAGGAATTTTGTAACCATCCTAAGGTTTATATCTGGGATGGAAAAG ATCCAAATCCACATATGGGACATTTAGCTTTGGCTGATGCTTTTCTCATCACTGCTGATTCAGTCAGCATGATAAGTGAGGCTTGCACTACCGG GAAGCCTGTTTATGTAATTGGAGCCGAGAGGTGTACATGGAAGTTTGCATATTTTCATAAATGTCTGCAAGAAAGAGGGATGCTGAGACCATTCACTGGTAAAGAGAAC ATAACTGAAACATGGATCTATCCTCCATTAAGAGACACATCAGAAGCAGCTGAGCATGTGATAAAAGCACTTGCTGAACGTGGCTGGAAATTGCATCCATAA